Proteins co-encoded in one Opitutus terrae PB90-1 genomic window:
- a CDS encoding glycoside hydrolase family 44 protein: MLYPAFLSVLRVATLAALPVAAAAVEITIDPNAGRTPISPLVYGSNAALEGVRFPLRRQGGNRMTGYNWENNASNAGHDYRHQSDNYLTWVVGIPDSQANTPGIVMTHYHDQVLADSARYSIITVPMAGYVAADKINRGLFASEAAPSVRWVAVENTKPTALSLVPDVTDARVYSDEMVNFLVNRYGSASGPRGVKAYSLDNEPDLWSDGQYVNGQVALENNATHPLIHPAKPRAAELITRSVDLAKAIKRVDPAAEVVGFASYGFGGYSTFQSAPDWDTEKAKGSYRWFIDYFLDQMRQASTTAGVRLLDVMDLHNYSEARGGGVRVNDTTDYTNTAANEARMQSPRSFWDSTYIEDSWIGRYNVQFLPWLPNIKQSIDAFYPGTKLMIGEYNFGGEGHISGGIAQADILGILGENGVYAAALWPFSGSHTYSIAAFKLYLDYDGAESKFGDTAVSATWAERALCSVHAAAESGDPTRLHVIVLNKSTTAAAPVDLSIAGTTTYRRARVFAFDSASATITERDPIPTITGNRFTYSLPALTAAHFVLDASLVRADPAVRQVVLGGGTSFSAGASGLSGYQWRHNGTDLTSASATAATLTLADIQPANTGLYSVQAGGNVSGAGSDPVILGLSTTSKFVGSGEVVGTDIEHPNGNIFDQVLLTGAAEAVTADYAQNQITRTSFIDVDGDIVQVEFSGPGTLSLVLDAPTGRATPEKYHQLDVEYMKGHAGIVITGADERTNISVFTVGRATAFDPSGQFNFLQPITAANNPANNGSPLFVGHDSTEYDGHADIAFIAISSLNGKFGGVRTANTTYFARRGYTGLYAPGVAFSGPVFIGDITAFESAQPVIMLGAASDTRITGGDLSQGNGRAVRVSGLTQLRFTDGSDSHGHTLTAQVNHARLEQNGVDVTAAVVVNPTP, from the coding sequence ATGCTTTACCCCGCGTTCCTCTCCGTCCTCCGCGTGGCGACTCTGGCGGCTCTGCCTGTCGCCGCTGCCGCTGTGGAGATCACGATCGACCCAAACGCCGGTCGCACGCCAATCAGTCCGCTGGTCTATGGCAGCAACGCCGCGCTCGAGGGCGTGCGCTTTCCACTCCGCCGGCAAGGCGGCAACCGGATGACCGGCTACAACTGGGAGAACAACGCCTCCAATGCCGGCCACGACTACCGCCACCAAAGCGACAACTACCTCACGTGGGTCGTCGGCATCCCGGACAGCCAGGCCAACACGCCCGGCATCGTGATGACGCATTACCACGACCAGGTCCTCGCCGACAGCGCGCGATACTCGATCATCACGGTGCCGATGGCCGGCTACGTCGCCGCTGATAAGATCAACCGCGGGCTCTTCGCGAGTGAAGCCGCGCCGTCAGTGCGCTGGGTCGCCGTCGAGAACACCAAGCCCACCGCGCTCTCGCTCGTGCCGGACGTGACTGACGCTCGGGTCTACAGCGACGAAATGGTAAACTTTCTGGTGAACCGTTACGGCTCCGCCTCCGGCCCACGCGGCGTGAAAGCTTACAGCCTCGATAACGAGCCTGATCTTTGGTCCGACGGCCAGTATGTGAATGGGCAGGTCGCCCTCGAAAACAACGCCACGCATCCGCTGATTCATCCCGCCAAGCCTCGTGCGGCCGAGTTGATCACGCGCTCGGTCGATCTCGCCAAAGCAATCAAGCGCGTGGATCCCGCCGCGGAAGTCGTGGGTTTCGCGAGCTACGGATTCGGCGGTTACAGCACCTTTCAGAGCGCACCGGACTGGGACACGGAAAAGGCCAAGGGGAGCTATCGTTGGTTCATCGACTACTTCCTCGATCAGATGCGACAGGCCTCCACGACAGCCGGCGTGCGACTGCTGGACGTGATGGACCTGCACAACTACAGCGAAGCGCGCGGCGGCGGCGTGCGCGTCAACGATACGACCGACTACACCAATACGGCCGCGAACGAGGCCCGGATGCAATCGCCACGTTCGTTCTGGGATTCGACCTACATCGAGGACAGCTGGATCGGCCGGTACAACGTGCAGTTCCTCCCCTGGCTACCGAACATCAAGCAGTCGATCGACGCGTTTTATCCCGGCACGAAACTGATGATCGGCGAGTATAACTTCGGTGGCGAGGGCCACATCTCCGGCGGCATCGCCCAAGCCGACATTCTCGGCATCCTCGGAGAGAACGGCGTCTACGCGGCCGCGCTGTGGCCCTTCAGCGGCTCGCATACTTACTCGATCGCTGCCTTCAAACTCTACCTCGATTACGACGGCGCCGAGAGCAAGTTTGGCGACACCGCCGTTTCCGCGACGTGGGCCGAGCGCGCGTTATGTTCCGTCCACGCGGCGGCAGAAAGCGGCGATCCCACTCGGCTGCACGTGATCGTGCTCAACAAGAGCACCACCGCAGCGGCCCCGGTCGATCTTTCCATCGCCGGCACGACGACCTACCGCCGGGCGCGCGTCTTCGCGTTCGACTCCGCCAGCGCGACGATCACCGAGCGCGATCCCATCCCGACCATCACCGGCAACCGGTTCACCTATTCGCTGCCCGCGCTCACCGCCGCGCACTTCGTGCTCGATGCGTCGCTGGTTCGCGCCGATCCCGCCGTTCGACAGGTGGTGCTCGGCGGCGGCACTTCGTTCAGCGCCGGCGCGAGCGGCTTGAGCGGCTATCAATGGCGGCACAATGGCACCGATCTCACCTCGGCCAGCGCGACTGCCGCGACACTCACGCTCGCCGACATCCAGCCAGCGAACACGGGACTTTACTCGGTCCAAGCCGGCGGGAACGTGAGCGGCGCGGGCAGCGATCCGGTGATTCTCGGGCTCAGCACGACGAGCAAGTTCGTCGGTTCCGGCGAGGTCGTCGGTACGGACATCGAACACCCGAATGGCAACATCTTCGACCAGGTCCTGCTCACCGGAGCCGCGGAGGCGGTCACAGCCGATTACGCGCAGAATCAAATCACCCGCACCTCGTTCATCGACGTGGACGGCGACATCGTGCAGGTCGAGTTCAGCGGCCCCGGGACGCTCTCGCTGGTGCTCGATGCACCGACGGGCCGCGCCACTCCCGAGAAGTACCACCAGCTGGACGTCGAGTACATGAAAGGGCACGCGGGCATCGTCATCACCGGCGCGGATGAACGAACCAATATTTCCGTGTTCACCGTCGGCCGGGCCACCGCCTTTGACCCCTCAGGTCAGTTCAATTTTCTGCAGCCGATCACCGCGGCGAACAACCCGGCGAACAATGGCAGCCCGTTGTTCGTAGGTCACGACAGCACCGAGTACGACGGCCACGCCGACATCGCGTTTATCGCGATCTCGTCGCTCAACGGCAAGTTCGGCGGCGTGCGCACGGCGAACACGACCTACTTCGCCCGGCGTGGCTACACCGGCCTCTACGCGCCCGGCGTGGCGTTCAGCGGTCCTGTCTTCATCGGCGACATCACCGCGTTCGAATCGGCGCAACCCGTGATCATGCTCGGGGCCGCCAGCGACACGCGAATCACCGGCGGCGATCTTTCGCAGGGCAACGGCCGCGCGGTCCGCGTCAGCGGACTCACGCAGCTGCGGTTCACCGACGGTTCCGATTCGCACGGCCACACGCTGACCGCGCAGGTCAACCACGCTCGGCTCGAGCAGAACGGCGTCGACGTTACCGCAGCCGTCGTGGTGAATCCCACGCCCTAA
- the ligD gene encoding non-homologous end-joining DNA ligase, translated as MATKTELVVAGTRLMVSNLDKVMYPKTGFTKGNVIDYYVRVADVLLPHLKNRPITLKRYPDGVAGFFFYEKQCPPHRPKWVKTATVPRGKREGEIHYCVMNDLPALVWAANLADLELHTFLHKAPAIGRPTAIAFDLDPGPPADIVLCCQVGLWVKAVFDRLGLKSFAKTSGSKGLQIYVPLNTPVTYDRTKAFAHTLAQALERQFPDVVVSKMLKSLRTGKVLVDWSQNDDHKTTVNVYSLRAKDQPTVSTPVTWEEVEAAWKKQKADLLVFESEDVVKRIAKHGDLFAPVLQLKQKLPPIGELA; from the coding sequence ATGGCCACGAAAACCGAACTCGTCGTCGCGGGCACGCGGCTGATGGTGAGCAATCTCGACAAGGTGATGTATCCGAAAACGGGCTTCACCAAGGGCAACGTGATCGACTACTACGTGCGCGTGGCCGACGTGTTGCTACCGCATCTGAAGAACCGACCGATCACGTTGAAGCGCTATCCCGATGGCGTGGCGGGATTCTTTTTCTATGAAAAGCAGTGTCCGCCCCACCGGCCGAAATGGGTGAAGACCGCGACGGTGCCGCGCGGCAAGCGCGAGGGTGAGATCCACTATTGCGTGATGAACGACCTGCCGGCGCTGGTCTGGGCGGCGAATCTCGCGGATCTCGAGCTGCACACGTTTTTGCACAAGGCGCCGGCGATCGGCCGACCGACGGCGATCGCATTCGACCTCGATCCGGGGCCGCCCGCAGACATCGTGCTCTGCTGCCAGGTCGGATTGTGGGTGAAGGCGGTGTTCGACCGGCTGGGTTTGAAAAGTTTCGCGAAGACGTCCGGCTCGAAAGGCCTGCAGATCTACGTGCCGCTGAACACGCCGGTGACCTACGACCGGACGAAGGCGTTCGCGCACACGCTCGCGCAGGCGCTGGAGCGGCAGTTTCCGGACGTGGTCGTGTCGAAGATGCTAAAGTCACTGCGCACCGGCAAGGTGCTCGTGGACTGGAGCCAGAACGACGATCACAAGACGACGGTGAACGTCTACTCGTTGCGCGCGAAGGACCAGCCGACGGTGTCGACGCCCGTCACGTGGGAAGAAGTCGAGGCGGCGTGGAAAAAGCAGAAGGCGGATCTGCTCGTGTTCGAGTCGGAAGACGTGGTGAAGCGAATCGCGAAACACGGCGATCTGTTCGCGCCGGTGTTGCAGCTGAAACAGAAGCTTCCGCCGATCGGAGAACTGGCGTGA
- the ligD gene encoding non-homologous end-joining DNA ligase, with product MSLKAYVKKRDFRKTAEPKGGRAPGGAGHRFVVQKHAASRLHYDFRLELGGTLKSWAVPKGMPYAKGDKRLAVHVEDHPVSYIDFEGTIPQGQYGGGTVMVWDRGTFEPLSEAPLKELDGGKLHFVLRGKKLKGEWYLVRLRGGDEWLLIKGGEDMKPVSAKADDTSVLSGKSMKQLSEGKGRVWQSNRSEPKSFRASVAEAMHAAETKRRTKKETFANLEPRRPRRGRQASDAKASRDEGVAAPAKAAHGRAADKSAGVKAEHGSERARRPRAQGRASKLTPSFIEPMKALLVDAPPPGEWIYEIKFDGFRAMAFRDRKGVRLLSRNNKPFAAKFPEIVDAVAALDVKDAVIDGEIVALDDKGRSSFQLLQAYDLGQEHPPLFFYAFDLLQWNGRDLRAEPLTERKAQLERLLAGHDGLVRYSKSLGADAEPLLAQARKLGLEGLIGKRPDARYETGQRSGAWIKLKLHQEQEFVIGGYSPPGGSRPYFGALLVGVHEGAGLTFAGKVGTGFNVKLLRELHGRFQKIRTEACPFVNLPEKRRGRYGAGVTAAEMKRCTWVKPELVAQIKFAEWTRDDRLRQPVFLGLREDKPAREVVRERSD from the coding sequence ATGTCGCTCAAGGCCTATGTCAAAAAGCGGGACTTCCGCAAAACGGCGGAGCCGAAGGGGGGGCGCGCGCCCGGCGGAGCAGGGCATCGGTTCGTCGTGCAAAAGCACGCGGCCTCGCGGCTGCATTACGATTTTCGGCTCGAACTCGGCGGCACGCTGAAGTCGTGGGCGGTGCCGAAGGGCATGCCCTACGCGAAAGGCGACAAGCGGCTGGCGGTGCACGTCGAGGACCACCCGGTCTCCTACATCGATTTCGAGGGAACGATTCCGCAGGGCCAGTACGGGGGAGGCACGGTGATGGTGTGGGACCGCGGCACCTTCGAACCGCTGAGCGAGGCGCCGTTGAAGGAGCTCGACGGCGGGAAACTGCATTTTGTGCTGCGCGGAAAAAAACTGAAGGGCGAGTGGTATCTCGTCCGGTTGCGTGGGGGCGACGAGTGGCTGCTGATCAAAGGCGGCGAGGACATGAAGCCGGTGAGTGCGAAGGCGGATGACACCTCCGTGCTCTCCGGAAAATCGATGAAGCAGCTGTCGGAAGGGAAGGGCCGGGTATGGCAATCGAACCGGAGCGAACCGAAATCGTTTCGCGCGAGCGTGGCGGAGGCAATGCACGCGGCCGAGACAAAGCGGCGGACAAAAAAGGAAACGTTCGCGAACCTGGAGCCGCGACGCCCCCGTCGCGGCCGGCAGGCGAGCGACGCGAAAGCGAGCCGCGACGAGGGCGTCGCGGCCCCAGCCAAAGCCGCTCACGGTCGAGCTGCGGATAAAAGCGCGGGCGTGAAGGCCGAGCACGGATCGGAGCGGGCGAGACGCCCGCGCGCCCAGGGCCGAGCCTCCAAACTCACCCCGTCGTTCATCGAGCCGATGAAGGCGCTGCTGGTGGACGCGCCGCCGCCGGGCGAATGGATTTACGAGATTAAGTTCGACGGCTTTCGCGCGATGGCGTTTCGCGATCGGAAGGGCGTGCGGCTGCTCTCACGGAACAACAAGCCGTTCGCGGCAAAGTTTCCGGAAATCGTCGACGCGGTGGCGGCGCTCGACGTAAAGGATGCGGTGATCGACGGAGAGATTGTTGCGCTCGACGACAAGGGGCGCTCCTCGTTTCAGCTGCTGCAGGCGTATGATCTCGGGCAGGAACACCCACCGTTGTTTTTCTATGCGTTCGACCTGCTGCAGTGGAACGGGCGCGACCTGCGCGCCGAACCGCTGACGGAACGGAAGGCGCAACTGGAGCGGCTGCTCGCCGGCCACGACGGGCTCGTGCGGTATTCGAAATCGCTGGGCGCGGACGCAGAGCCACTGCTGGCGCAGGCGCGAAAACTCGGGTTGGAAGGCCTGATCGGCAAGCGGCCGGATGCACGTTACGAAACGGGCCAGCGCAGCGGCGCGTGGATCAAACTGAAGCTGCATCAGGAGCAGGAGTTCGTGATCGGCGGCTACAGTCCGCCGGGCGGTTCGCGGCCGTATTTCGGTGCACTGCTCGTCGGAGTCCACGAGGGCGCGGGGCTCACGTTTGCCGGGAAGGTGGGGACCGGATTCAACGTAAAGCTGCTGCGCGAGCTGCACGGCCGGTTTCAAAAAATCCGCACGGAGGCCTGTCCGTTCGTGAACCTGCCCGAGAAACGCCGCGGCCGCTATGGCGCGGGCGTCACGGCGGCCGAGATGAAGCGCTGCACCTGGGTGAAGCCGGAACTGGTGGCGCAGATCAAGTTTGCGGAGTGGACGCGCGACGACCGGCTGCGTCAGCCGGTGTTTCTCGGACTGCGCGAAGACAAGCCCGCCCGCGAGGTGGTGCGCGAACGGAGTGATTGA
- a CDS encoding LacI family DNA-binding transcriptional regulator — protein MKDRVTLSDVADRAGVHVTTVSLALRNSPRLPESTRSRLQALAKEMGYRPDPFLGALVAYRGGMMPRRNVPTLAYVTNWNSRWGWKEVPAHRKFFAGAESKANELGYKLEHFWLHEPGLSQKRMSKILYSRGIHGLIIASHSREMGDELQFEWEHFSAVKIDYFPHQPPLHNVTNNQTNVIRLAMRKVRAAGYRRIGFVVHRGWDHAVDHNWTAGYCGELEHLPRGDRLPPHLFPTLHPMKRWFNETNASVLADVEPFEKWLRRYRPEVIVAKGDYVLPLFRKLGLQIPRDVAFVNLFLEDPDGSVAGVHQNHDVVGSIAVEILAGQLQHKKFGIPPVATTTFVEGTWFDGASCPIRAVCPDPMAIVAS, from the coding sequence ATGAAGGATCGGGTCACGCTTTCCGACGTGGCCGACCGGGCGGGCGTGCATGTCACTACGGTCTCGCTCGCGCTGCGGAACAGCCCGCGGCTGCCGGAGAGCACACGTTCGCGGCTGCAGGCGCTGGCAAAAGAGATGGGTTACCGGCCGGATCCGTTCCTCGGCGCGCTGGTTGCGTATCGCGGCGGCATGATGCCGCGGCGCAACGTGCCGACGCTGGCCTACGTGACGAACTGGAATTCGCGCTGGGGCTGGAAGGAAGTCCCGGCGCACCGGAAGTTTTTCGCCGGCGCGGAGAGCAAGGCGAACGAGCTGGGCTACAAGCTCGAGCATTTCTGGCTGCACGAGCCGGGGCTGTCGCAGAAACGGATGAGCAAGATCCTGTATTCCCGCGGGATTCACGGGCTGATCATCGCTTCGCACAGCCGCGAGATGGGCGACGAGCTGCAGTTCGAATGGGAGCATTTCAGTGCGGTGAAGATCGACTACTTCCCGCACCAGCCGCCGCTGCACAACGTCACCAACAACCAGACGAACGTGATCCGGCTGGCGATGCGCAAGGTTCGCGCCGCCGGCTACCGGCGAATCGGATTCGTCGTGCATCGCGGATGGGACCACGCGGTCGACCACAACTGGACGGCGGGGTATTGCGGCGAGCTGGAGCACCTGCCGCGCGGCGACCGGCTGCCGCCGCACCTTTTCCCGACGCTGCATCCGATGAAGCGCTGGTTTAACGAAACCAACGCGTCCGTGCTGGCCGACGTCGAGCCGTTCGAAAAGTGGCTGCGCCGTTACCGGCCGGAGGTGATCGTGGCCAAGGGCGATTACGTGCTCCCGCTGTTCCGCAAGCTGGGGCTTCAGATCCCCCGGGATGTCGCGTTTGTGAACCTGTTTCTTGAGGATCCGGACGGCAGCGTCGCCGGCGTGCACCAGAATCACGATGTGGTCGGCAGCATCGCGGTGGAAATCCTCGCGGGCCAGCTGCAACACAAGAAGTTTGGCATCCCGCCGGTGGCGACGACCACGTTTGTTGAAGGCACCTGGTTCGATGGAGCGTCCTGCCCGATCCGGGCGGTGTGCCCAGATCCGATGGCGATCGTCGCCAGCTAG
- a CDS encoding LacI family DNA-binding transcriptional regulator: protein MNERRVTLADVALKAGVHVTTVSLALRNHPRLPESTRKRIQALAEEMGYTPDPFLRALVAYRGQVMPRRNPPTLAYVTNWATRWGWKKATAHSDFFAGAEAKAKELGFHLDHFWMREPGLTQGRLSRILNARGIHGVIVASHGREMGDELQLEWDHFSAVKIDYFPHQPALHNVTNNQCDIVRLAMQKVMAAGYRRIGFVMHRGWDHAVDHLWMAGYLCEQENLLPKERIPAHIFPDAQPVDRWLNENNAPVTVDPEPFRMWLEKYQPQVVISKGSFVEDAFKELGIKVPRDLAFVDVFLEDLTGATAGVRQNHATVGGLAVEILAGQLQHNKRGIPEIPTTTYVEGTWFAGASCPVLSTAAPEEKVQLA, encoded by the coding sequence ATGAACGAGCGCCGTGTTACCCTCGCCGACGTCGCCCTGAAAGCCGGAGTGCATGTGACCACCGTGTCACTGGCCCTGCGCAATCATCCGCGACTGCCCGAAAGTACCCGTAAGCGAATCCAGGCGCTGGCCGAGGAGATGGGCTACACGCCCGACCCGTTCCTGCGTGCGCTGGTGGCGTATCGGGGCCAGGTGATGCCGCGGCGCAATCCGCCGACGCTCGCCTACGTGACCAACTGGGCCACGCGCTGGGGCTGGAAGAAGGCGACGGCGCATTCGGATTTCTTCGCGGGCGCCGAGGCGAAGGCGAAGGAGCTGGGGTTTCACCTCGACCATTTCTGGATGCGCGAACCCGGACTGACGCAGGGCCGGCTGAGCCGGATCCTGAACGCGCGGGGCATTCACGGCGTGATCGTGGCCTCGCATGGCCGCGAGATGGGCGACGAACTGCAGCTCGAGTGGGATCATTTCAGCGCGGTGAAGATCGACTATTTCCCGCACCAGCCGGCGCTGCACAACGTGACCAACAACCAGTGCGACATCGTGCGGCTCGCGATGCAGAAAGTGATGGCGGCCGGCTATCGTCGAATCGGCTTCGTGATGCATCGCGGCTGGGATCACGCGGTGGATCACCTCTGGATGGCCGGCTACCTTTGCGAGCAGGAGAACCTGCTGCCGAAGGAGCGGATTCCGGCGCACATTTTCCCGGACGCGCAACCGGTGGACCGCTGGTTGAATGAAAACAACGCGCCGGTGACGGTGGATCCCGAGCCGTTCCGGATGTGGCTGGAAAAGTATCAGCCGCAGGTGGTGATCAGCAAAGGCTCGTTCGTCGAAGACGCGTTCAAGGAACTCGGGATCAAGGTTCCGCGCGACCTGGCGTTCGTGGATGTTTTTCTCGAAGATCTCACGGGCGCGACCGCGGGTGTGCGGCAGAATCACGCGACGGTCGGCGGGCTGGCGGTGGAGATTTTGGCGGGCCAGCTGCAGCACAACAAGCGCGGCATCCCGGAGATTCCCACGACCACTTATGTGGAGGGAACGTGGTTCGCGGGCGCCTCCTGTCCGGTACTGTCGACGGCTGCGCCCGAGGAAAAAGTTCAGCTGGCATGA
- a CDS encoding glycoside hydrolase family 52 protein, which yields MAQESYHTQHAPFGAFASFTVGLVDSQGGFGQSLGVPARQNVYVGFRSAQHARWQMLPFLNPPVAAETAFTAEDTVPRPPGGFDALRPAAYQRTLNWASDTWRADESRFGFSLLTPFDHVADPAKMKKSAARFQLAPAIFGWIEYDNRAGTEPVELMFGIGDPSRPLRPLSEADPKLVGFAGGTGWGYATAPTRGIELRQGFDVFAPKFRDYHGLLVIAAETALVFSVPAGRRKRFPLVLGFYAAGTQTTGLPASYAYTRVFDDLEDVLKHGLEHFDRYAAIAATRDRELDRSRLNPDQRFLLAQSTHSYYGSTQLLWDKRGPLWMVNEGEYRMINTFDLTVDHVFFELAWHPWAVRDVLDLFVRRYSYRDRHGLAFTHDMGVMNHFTMPGRSSYECDHLTGCFSHMTMEQLLNWVLTAVTYASHTEDRRWLKTNLKTLLACAESLHVRDDADPKKRDGILKRDSDRCGADGSEITTYDSLDVSLGQARNNLYLAVKTLGAWVLLERAFGALGQAKAAGDARATADRLAQSITQKFEHDTGFFPAVFEKGNRSRILPAVEGFIYPLYLGYTDATNRTGRFAPLFRQLGQHMAQALQPGICLDAKSGGWKMSSTSTNTWFSKIAIAQHVVRQLFPEVMNDAARAGDRVHADWQRTPGCGRDAMCDQIRSDSGVACGSRYYPRGVSCYLWLSE from the coding sequence GTGGCTCAAGAAAGTTACCATACCCAACACGCGCCGTTCGGCGCGTTCGCCAGCTTCACCGTCGGTCTCGTCGACTCCCAAGGTGGCTTCGGTCAATCGCTCGGCGTGCCGGCCAGGCAGAATGTCTACGTCGGCTTTCGCAGCGCTCAGCATGCCCGCTGGCAGATGCTGCCGTTCCTCAACCCGCCCGTCGCCGCCGAAACCGCGTTCACGGCCGAGGACACCGTGCCGCGTCCACCCGGCGGATTCGATGCGCTCCGGCCGGCGGCTTATCAACGCACGCTGAACTGGGCCAGCGACACTTGGCGCGCGGACGAATCGCGCTTCGGCTTCTCGTTGCTCACGCCCTTCGACCACGTCGCTGATCCGGCGAAGATGAAGAAGTCCGCCGCGCGCTTCCAACTCGCGCCGGCGATCTTCGGCTGGATCGAATACGACAACCGCGCGGGCACCGAGCCCGTGGAACTGATGTTCGGCATCGGCGATCCGTCCCGCCCGCTGCGGCCGTTGTCTGAGGCGGATCCGAAGCTCGTCGGTTTCGCCGGCGGCACCGGCTGGGGCTACGCCACCGCGCCGACGCGCGGGATCGAGCTGCGCCAGGGTTTCGACGTCTTCGCACCGAAATTCCGCGATTACCACGGGCTGCTCGTCATCGCCGCGGAGACCGCGCTCGTCTTCTCCGTGCCCGCGGGCCGCCGCAAGCGCTTCCCGCTCGTGCTCGGATTCTATGCGGCCGGCACCCAGACCACCGGGCTTCCGGCCAGCTACGCCTACACCCGCGTATTCGACGACCTGGAAGACGTGCTCAAGCACGGGCTCGAGCACTTCGACCGCTACGCCGCGATCGCCGCCACCCGCGACCGGGAGCTCGATCGCAGCCGGCTCAACCCCGACCAGCGCTTCCTGCTCGCGCAGAGCACCCATAGTTACTACGGCAGCACGCAGCTGCTCTGGGACAAACGGGGCCCGCTCTGGATGGTGAACGAGGGCGAATACCGGATGATCAACACGTTTGATCTGACGGTGGACCACGTCTTCTTCGAGCTGGCCTGGCATCCGTGGGCCGTCCGCGACGTGCTCGATCTCTTTGTCCGCCGGTATTCCTACCGCGACCGCCACGGCCTCGCGTTCACCCACGACATGGGCGTGATGAACCATTTCACCATGCCCGGCCGGTCGAGCTACGAATGCGATCACCTGACCGGCTGCTTCAGTCACATGACCATGGAGCAGCTGCTCAACTGGGTGCTCACGGCGGTGACGTATGCCTCGCACACCGAGGATCGCCGCTGGCTCAAGACGAACCTCAAGACGCTGCTCGCCTGCGCCGAGAGCCTGCACGTGCGCGACGACGCCGATCCCAAAAAACGGGACGGCATCCTGAAACGCGATTCCGACCGCTGCGGCGCCGACGGTTCGGAGATCACGACGTACGACAGCCTCGACGTCAGTCTGGGGCAGGCGCGGAACAACCTGTATCTCGCAGTGAAGACGCTCGGCGCGTGGGTGCTGCTGGAACGCGCGTTCGGCGCGCTCGGCCAAGCCAAAGCCGCCGGGGATGCCCGCGCGACCGCGGATCGTTTGGCGCAGTCGATCACCCAAAAATTCGAGCACGACACCGGGTTCTTCCCCGCCGTGTTCGAAAAGGGCAATCGCTCGCGCATCCTCCCGGCGGTCGAAGGTTTCATCTACCCGCTTTACCTCGGCTACACCGACGCGACCAACCGCACCGGCCGGTTCGCACCGTTGTTCCGCCAGCTCGGCCAGCACATGGCTCAGGCGCTGCAGCCGGGCATCTGCCTCGATGCCAAGAGCGGCGGCTGGAAGATGAGCAGCACCAGCACCAACACGTGGTTCAGCAAGATCGCGATCGCCCAGCACGTCGTCCGCCAGCTTTTCCCCGAGGTGATGAACGACGCCGCGCGGGCCGGCGATCGCGTGCACGCCGACTGGCAACGCACCCCGGGCTGCGGCCGTGACGCGATGTGCGATCAGATTCGGAGTGACTCCGGCGTCGCGTGCGGTAGCCGATATTACCCGCGCGGCGTCTCCTGCTACCTGTGGCTTTCGG